Proteins from one Microcaecilia unicolor chromosome 2, aMicUni1.1, whole genome shotgun sequence genomic window:
- the HOPX gene encoding homeodomain-only protein, translating to MSSRPQEAQGCCVSEEQLEILEYNFSKSRQPDEASLMLIAAEAGLSETDTRIWFKKRLAKWRESEGLPAKCGSVTD from the exons ATGAGTTCCCGCCCCCAGGAGGCGCAGGGCTGCTGCGTGTCCGAAGAGCAGCTGGAGATCCTGGAGTACAACTTCAGCAAGAGCCGGCAACCCGACGAGGCCAGCCTGATGCTGATCGCCGCCGAAGCGGGGCTCTCCGAAACCGACACCCGG ATCTGGTTCAAGAAGCGCCTTGCGAAATGGCGAGAATCTGAAGGTCTTCCTGCAAAATGTGGATCTGTCACAGACTGA